A window from Nitrospira sp. ND1 encodes these proteins:
- a CDS encoding WD40 repeat domain-containing protein codes for MSNQTTAPLTAPSTGQPSSQSGTAQPPPPVDHLEYWKAGLRELKTFRGHSHGVWSVAYAPDGQTIVSGGVDRYVRVWDIETGRLLRSLRGHTADIRALVFTPDGRTLASGSEDRTIRLWNPKTGEPTKLLFTRYDHNVCSLSLSPDGLMLARGSHNKDIKIWEVTTGTDLMTLLGKDQYDHHWSVCVAFSPDGVHLASGSDIGKIRIWEVLPSGEEKILHNGHWEESAEDSTETRGFFIEDDGGFQKPMEYWIGAMVFTPDAKMLITGSRDNTIRFFEMPTMNELRVVRGHNGWVRSLVVSPDGKVLISAGDDNTIRFWDIATGRNFRTDKTHGGAVRGIALSPDGLRLASASWDRTVKLWEGGVEPAE; via the coding sequence ATGAGCAATCAAACGACCGCCCCCCTGACCGCGCCTTCAACCGGACAACCAAGCAGCCAGAGCGGAACCGCACAGCCCCCCCCTCCCGTCGACCATTTAGAATATTGGAAAGCAGGGCTTCGGGAACTCAAGACGTTTCGGGGACACTCCCACGGCGTCTGGTCCGTCGCCTACGCTCCCGATGGCCAAACGATTGTCAGTGGCGGCGTCGATCGATACGTCCGCGTCTGGGACATTGAAACTGGACGACTCCTGCGTTCGCTGAGGGGCCACACCGCCGACATTCGCGCCCTGGTGTTCACGCCGGACGGCCGCACACTGGCCTCAGGCAGCGAAGATCGAACCATCCGCCTGTGGAACCCGAAAACCGGCGAGCCGACCAAACTCTTATTTACCCGCTACGATCACAATGTCTGCAGCCTGTCGTTGTCTCCTGACGGCCTCATGCTGGCCCGCGGCAGTCACAATAAAGACATCAAGATCTGGGAAGTCACGACCGGCACCGACCTCATGACCCTGCTGGGAAAAGACCAATACGATCACCACTGGTCGGTCTGTGTGGCATTTTCCCCGGATGGCGTGCACCTTGCCAGCGGGTCCGACATCGGCAAAATCAGAATCTGGGAGGTGCTCCCGAGCGGAGAGGAAAAAATCCTCCATAACGGCCATTGGGAAGAATCAGCCGAAGACTCAACGGAGACCCGCGGCTTTTTCATCGAAGACGACGGAGGATTTCAGAAGCCGATGGAGTACTGGATCGGCGCGATGGTCTTTACGCCGGATGCCAAAATGCTGATCACCGGCAGCCGTGACAACACAATCCGCTTTTTCGAGATGCCGACGATGAACGAACTGCGCGTCGTGCGCGGGCATAATGGATGGGTTCGGTCGTTAGTGGTCTCGCCAGACGGAAAAGTGCTCATCAGTGCAGGGGATGACAACACGATCCGCTTCTGGGACATCGCCACAGGCCGAAATTTCCGGACCGACAAGACCCATGGCGGAGCGGTACGCGGTATCGCCCTCTCGCCGGACGGACTACGCCTGGCCAGCGCCTCCTGGGATCGCACGGTGAAGCTCTGGGAAGGTGGCGTGGAGCCCGCCGAGTAA